In the genome of Fusarium fujikuroi IMI 58289 draft genome, chromosome FFUJ_chr02, one region contains:
- a CDS encoding related to sorbitol dehydrogenase — MAPVATGEIVPTHLPAGPSKPLSIGASVLHGPRDLRLETRTIEAPAAGELQIAIKATGICGSDVSYYKKFANGDLCACHPLSLGHESSGEVVAIGPQVSGFKLGDRVALEVGVACGNCGICRKGRYNLCKKLRFRSSAKTYPHYQGTLQERINHPAVWCHKLPDNVSFEAAALLEPLSVAIHAVNRARPEPGSTALVIGAGTVGLLTAAMARQSGCTSVTITDIDAGRVNYAISRGFATHGFVTPLSRLNSSNYSSGISTPETGIITPASTFSTASRFDGAKSLAADILASSNPAGAFMLEEDEDGVDVTFECTGKEICMHTSLYATKAGGKVIMVGMGTPIQTLPLSVAHLREIDILGVFRYSNTYPTGIRLLCSQAANPSGCSLPSLDDMVTHRFKGLDQAQRAFELATRTSDDEGKLVLKIVIEA; from the exons ATGGCCCCAGTTGCTACGGGAGAGATCGTACCAACGCATCTACCCGCTGGTCCATCGAAGCCATTGAGCATCGGTGCCTCTGTCTTGCATGGTCCCCGCGATCTGCGACTG GAAACAAGGACCATTGAGGCTCCGGCCGCAGGCGAGCTTCAAATCGCTATCAAGGCGACTGGCATTTGTGGTTCAGATGTCTCCTACTACAAGAAGTTTGCCAATGGCGATCTCTGTGCCTGCCACCCACTGTCACTAGGCCATGAATCGTCCGGGGAAGTTGTTGCTATTGGTCCTCAAGTGAGCGGCTTCAAGCTGGGCGACCGAGTTGCTCTTGAGGTTGGTGTTGCTTGTGGAAACTGCGGCATCTGCCGTAAAGGTCGTTATAACCTGTGCAAAAAGTTGCGTTTCAGAAGCAGTGCCAAAACCTACCCTCACTACCAAGGCACGTTGCAAGAGAGGATTAATCATCCCGCTGTCTGGTGCCACAA GTTGCCCGACAACGTCTCGTTCGAGGCCGCCGCCCTCCTCGAGCCGCTGTCTGTAGCTATCCATGCGGTGAACCGTGCCAGGCCGGAGCCGGGCTCCACTGCCCTTGTTATTGGTGCCGGCACCGTTGGCCTTTTGACTGCCGCAATGGCTCGTCAATCGGGCTGCACATCGGTTACAATCACCGATATCGATGCTGGGCGTGTCAACTATGCCATAAGCCGTGGATTCGCAACCCATGGCTTTGTTACCCCCCTGTCCCGTTTGAACTCTTCAAACTATTCTTCTGGAATCTCTACGCCCGAGACTGGTATCATTACTCCTGCCAGCACCTTTTCAACCGCAAGCCGCTTCGATGGAGCCAAATCATTGGCGGCGGATATCCTTGCTTCGTCAAACCCTGCTGGTGCCTTCATGCttgaggaggacgaggatggcgTGGATGTCACATTCGAGTGCACTGGAAAGGAGATATGCATGCACACGAGCTTATATGCCACCAAAGCTGGCGGCAAAGTAATCATGGTGGGCATGGGAACTCCGATCCAgactctccctctctccgTGGCTCACCTCCGCGAGATTGACATCCTGGGCGTATTCCGGTATTCCAACACATATCCCACCGGTATTCGACTTTTGTGTTCGCAAGCTGCGAACCCCTCTGGCTGCAGCCTACCCTCGTTGGACGACATGGTCACCCACCGTTTCAAGGGCCTGGATCAAGCACAACGTGCATTTGAGCTAGCAACACGCACCAGTGACGACGAGGGCAAACTTGTCCTGAAGATTGTTATCGAGGCATAG
- a CDS encoding related to cop9 (constitutive photomorphogenic), subunit 6, which produces MAASTPANSLLSNQKSSELQAVLHPLVLLTISDYITRHTLRQQEGPVIGVLLGQQNGREITVEHAFEAHTRQEPNVQGGYLLDATKFSARLEQMITVHKDRHLDLVGWYTLLPSSGPTPTILPIHNQILEGWNESAILLGFHPEQALDHSVGGRLPLTIYESNYEVDDPKADNDGEDKKMDDGEPALKLKFRELPYSVETDETEMISMNYVAASGGNAAAAPQKEDKPSLSIESNGKGKRRLVESHDEDHNKATAQDDEVALTPEEDETIAALTAKANAIKMLQSRILLLTTYLERLPPSYINGNTTDSSSMDADYTTPSATVLRQIQALVSRLDLVIPSDRAAFEREMLHEANDVNLVTLLNGIVQSVGQARDVGKKFYVVENAKASHRRGAPPGPGQDFVIDPAAYNIRGAGDLLI; this is translated from the exons atggctgcctCGACCCCCGccaactctcttctctctAACCAGAAGAGTTCCGAGCTTCAGGCTGTTCTTCACCCACTGGTCCTCCTCACCATCTCCGATTACATCACACGGCATACTCTTCGCCAACAGGAAGGGCCCGTCATTGGCGTCTTGCTAGGTCAACAAAATGGTCGCGAAATTACAGTCGAGCATGCCTTTGAGGCTCACACCCGACAAGAGCCCAATGTGCAAGGCGGATACCTCCTCGATGCCACGAAATTCAGCGCACGGTTAGAACAGA TGATCACTGTCCACAAAGATAGACACCTCGACCTCGTTGGGTGGTACACtcttctgccttcttcaGGTCCGACCCCGACTATCCTACCAATCCACAATCAGATTCTCGAAGGTTGGAACGAGTCAGCCATACTCCTCGGGTTCCACCCGGAACAGGCCCTTGATCACTCCGTCGGTGGCAGACTTCCACTCACTATTTACGAGAGCAATTATGAAGTCGACGACCCAAAGGCGGATAACGATGGagaggacaagaagatggatgacGGGGAGCCcgctctcaagctcaagttccGAGAGCTTCCCTACTCGGTTGAGACCGACGAAACAGAGATGATCAGCATGAACTACGTTGCTGCTTCAGGAGGAAACGCTGCTGCCGCTCCACAAAAGGAAGACAAGCCCTCTTTGTCCATCGAGTCAAATGGCAAGGGCAAACGCCGACTAGTGGAGAGCCATGACGAAGATCACAACAAGGCGACTGCgcaggatgatgaggttgctcTGACGccggaagaagatgaaacaATTGCTGCCCTCACAGCAAAGGCCAACGCTATCAAGATGCTCCAGTCCCGAATACTCCTTCTCACCACCTACCTAGAGCGTCTTCCTCCCTCGTACATCAACGGGAACACAACCGATTCCAGTAGCATGGACGCCGACTATACCACTCCATCAGCGACAGTGCTTCGCCAGATCCAAGCCCTCGTCAGCCGCCTGGACCTCGTCATTCCCTCGGACAGGGCCGCATTTGAGCGCGAGATGCTCCACGAGGCAAATGATGTCAACCTGGTGACACTCCTCAACGGCATTGTCCAGAGCGTCGGCCAGGCCCGTGACGTTGGCAAGAAGTTCTATGTTGTCGAAAACGCAAAGGCGTCGCACCGTCGTGGTGCTCCTCCTGGCCCCGGACAGGATTTTGTCATTGACCCAGCGGCTTATAACATTCGTGGAGCTGGCGATCTCCTGATCTGA